GGAGGGCATGACCCACTGATCGCCGCGACATGATCCGGCATCGCCTGTCGCTCCCCAGCTCGTCGGGGTGGGGACCTCCGAAACCGTGCCCAGTCTATACCCCCCAGGGGTATAGACTGGGCACGGTTGTCTCACCGTGAACCTGTATCGGAGTTCCATGGCCCTGCCTGCGTCGTGCCACGACCAGTCCCTCGGAGCGACCCGGTCGCCCGGGGAGCGTGGTCGTCCTGCGTCACGCCGGGTTCCCGGTCTGACCGTGTGCGGGACCTGCGCGGGCGAGTCGCTCGGTGGTCCCGACGACGGCGCGCGCGACGAGCAGATGCGCGTGCTGCGTGACCTCGCCGGCGAGCTCGGCGTCGCGCTGACCGTCGTCGATTGCCTTGACGCGTGCGAGCGCGGCGACGTTGTCGTCGTGCGGCCGTCGGCGGCGGGCCGAGCGATCGGCGCGGCGCCGGTCTGGCTTCAGCGGATGGCGGGGCCCAGCGCGATGGGGGAGCTCCGTGACTGGCTCGCCGCCGGCGGTCCTGGAGTGGCTGCCGAACCCTCTGGGCTTGAGCGGCACCGCCTCGTCGACCCCGACGCGCGGGTCTGCTGCACGGATAGGTGACAGTTCGTCTCAGGCGGCGAGTGCGACCTGAGTGGTCATGATGGTCTCGAACTCGACTGGTGTCATCCGACCGAGGCGGGCTTGCCTGCGGCGGCGGTGGTAGGTCCGTTCGATCCAGGTGATGATCGCCAGGCGCAGATCCTCGCGGGTGGCCCAGCGGCGCCGGTCCAGGACGTTCTTCTGCAGCAGGGAGAAGAAGCTCTCCATGGCGGCGTTGTCCCCGGCCGAGGCGACCTGGCCCATGGACCCGAGCAGGCCGTGACGGTGCAGCTCGCGCAACACCTTCCTGCTTCGAAACTGGCTGCCTCGGTCCGGATGGACCACGCACCCGGCCACGTCACCGCGGCGTTGCACGGCGCTGAACAGGGCGTTTACCGCGATCCGGGACGTCATTCGGTCGCTGATCGAGTACCCGACGATGCGGTTGGAGTGCACGTCCTTGATCGCGCACAGGTACAGCTTGCCCTCGCCCGTGGGGTGTTCGGTGATGTCCCAGAGCCACAACCGGTTCGGGCCATCCGCGCGGAAGATCCGCAGCACGCGGTCGTCGTGCGCTGGCGGGCCGGCCTTCTTGCCGTTCTTGGCGCGCTTCTTGCCGAACACCGACCACCACCGGTTGTCCCGGCAGATCCGCCACACGGTGCGGTCGCAGGCGACCTGCCCGGCGCGGGCCGCCTCGTCGGCCAGCAGCCGGTGCCCGAACTCCGGGCCGTCGCGGTGGGCGTCGAACAGGACGTTGGCCAGATACGCCTCCTCGAGGTCGTGCCTGGTCACGGGTGCAGCGAGCCAGCGGTAGTAGGGCTGTCTGGCGAGCTTCAGGACCCGGCACGTCACCGCGACGGGGACCCCGTCGGCGGCGAGCTCACTCACGAGCGGGTAGGTCATTTTCCCGGCAGATGCGCCTGAGCGAAGTACGCAGCGGCTCGGCGAAGGACCTCGTTCTCCTGCTCCAGGAGCCGCACACGCTTCTTGGCCTCGCGCAGCTCGGCCGATTCCGAGGCCGTCACGCCGGGCCGGTCGCCGTCCTCGACGTCGGCGGCATGCATCCAGTTGCGCAGGCACGAGTCGCTGATGCCGAAGTCCTTGGCGATCTGAGACACAGGGGCATCACCGCGACGGGCGATGGCCACGACGTCGTCGCGGAACTCCTTGGGGTGGGGTCTGGGCACGGTGCACATCCTTCCAGCGGTGCCCCAGGCGCCACAGGTCAGGTGTCACCTATCCGTGCAGCAGACCCGAGCGTACGAAATCTCATCTCCGCAGACCCTCGGCACCGTGTGACGGGGGAGGCCTCCCGTGCGTACCGTCGTCGCGGTACTGGCCGATGCCTCAGAGCGAACCCGGTCACGAACCCCTGAACAGGCCGCTCGCCCCACGGGGTCGTTTTCCGGGCCTGGAGCCAGGACTGACGCGGCTCAGCCAGGAAAGTGCTCGGCGCAGCTCAGCTTGCTCGTCGCGCGCCGGTAGCGTCCCGACCATGCTCTCCGCACGACGTCATGGTGGCCACGACGAAGAGGGCGACCGGCCACGCGACACAGGAATGCCAAGCAGGCGTGAACCCGCGTGGTGGTCCGCGTGGCGACGAAGGGCGGGTACGAGGAATGCTGCTGACCCCGGCCGTGCAGGGCTCCCGGCAGCTGATCCGAAACGGGCCGACGAGCTACGAGACGGATCTTCCCCGAGTGCCGTCGACGTCAAGCGCGTGCTCGGGGTCCTCTCGCCGCCGCCATCGGCTTACACCGAGAGCGCCATCTTTCTCCACCCTGGCGGGGGCGCCGAGCTGCGGACCATCTACGAGCGGAGCGGCTCGATGTATTCGGGTGGTCTTCGGTTCGATGGCGTGCGCGCGTACAGGTTTCGTGCCGAGGGCCACTGCACTGCTTGGCATAGTGAAGACGCGTACAACACCCTCGTCGAGGTTGAGCATTCGGCTTGGATCGCTGAGCTCCTGGCCGCCCAGGCGAGCGAGTGGCGGGGTCGATGGAAGATTCGACACTTCCTGATCTACGTCGATGACTCAGGTGCCTTCGAGGTCGCTGCTGAGGGTTATGAGTGGCTTCCGGAGGAAGGTGCGTCGTGACCTTTGCCGGGGTGCGGTCCAGGCGTGGGGCATCCGGGGAGTAGCGTGCCCGCCACGGCTCGCGAACTGCGGTCGGCGACCGGGGGGTTTCGGGAGTGTGGTCGCACCTGTTCGGGGGCGTGTCGATCCGTGCCATGTCGCGGTCCGTCCTGGCGGAA
The Cellulomonas gilvus ATCC 13127 DNA segment above includes these coding regions:
- a CDS encoding thioredoxin domain-containing protein; this translates as MALPASCHDQSLGATRSPGERGRPASRRVPGLTVCGTCAGESLGGPDDGARDEQMRVLRDLAGELGVALTVVDCLDACERGDVVVVRPSAAGRAIGAAPVWLQRMAGPSAMGELRDWLAAGGPGVAAEPSGLERHRLVDPDARVCCTDR
- a CDS encoding IS3 family transposase (programmed frameshift); the encoded protein is MPRPHPKEFRDDVVAIARRGDAPVSQIAKDFGISDSCLRNWMHAADVEDGDRPGVTASESAELREAKKRVRLLEQENEVLRRAAAYFAQAHLPKMTYPLVSELAADGVPVAVTCRVLKLARQPYYRWLAAPVTRHDLEEAYLANVLFDAHRDGPEFGHRLLADEAARAGQVACDRTVWRICRDNRWWSVFGKKRAKNGKKAGPPAHDDRVLRIFRADGPNRLWLWDITEHPTGEGKLYLCAIKDVHSNRIVGYSISDRMTSRIAVNALFSAVQRRGDVAGCVVHPDRGSQFRSRKVLRELHRHGLLGSMGQVASAGDNAAMESFFSLLQKNVLDRRRWATREDLRLAIITWIERTYHRRRRQARLGRMTPVEFETIMTTQVALAA